DNA sequence from the Aliidongia dinghuensis genome:
CATGAAGGCGGTCGGCGTGCCGGAACTGGCCCGCCATCTCGCGGGCGCACTCGATTTGGAGGCGACGATTGCCGCGGCGCAACAAGCGACACGGAACTATGCGAAACGGCAATTTACCTGGTTTCGCCGTCAGTTAGCGGATGCCGAGATTTTAGACACGCAACTTTCGCATAGTTTGGTTGCGTCGGTTTGTCAGAAAATTTGCGATTGGACTTGACCCGCGCAATCTACGCTCGCTAGGGTCCGCTTCCCTGAAGGACCCTGCGAGGAGAGGAGCCGCATCATGACCGCCGGAACGACGTCCACGACACCCGAAGCACGCGCGCTGAACGGCGCGGAAATCGTGCTTAAGGCGCTCGTAGACCAGGGCGTCGAGGTGGTATTTGGCTATCCGGGCGGCGCCGTCCTTCCGCTCTATGACGCGCTCTTTCAGCAGAACTCGATCCGCCACATCCTGGTCCGCCACGAGCAGGCGGCGGTCCATGCGGCCGAGGGCTACGCGCGCTCGACCGGCAAGGTCGGCGTCGTCCTGGTCACGAGCGGGCCGGGCGCGACCAATGCCGTCACCGGCCTGACCGACGCGCTCTTGGACTCGGTGCCGGTCGTCTGCCTCACGGGCCAGGTGCCGACCCATCTCATCGGCAACGATGCGTTCCAGGAGGCCGACACGACCGGCATCACCCGGCCGTGCACGAAGCACAATTACCTGGTCAAGGACATCCGCAAGCTCGCCCGCACGGTGCACGAGGCGTTCTTCGTCGCGCGCAGCGGCCGGCCCGGTCCGGTCGTGATCGACCTGCCCAAGGACATCCTGGTCGGCACGGGCGCGTACAGCTCGCCGGCCGCGGTCGAGCACAAGACCTATCGCCCGCGGCTCGAGCCCGCGGCCGACGGCATCGCGGCGGCGGCCGAGTTGCTGATGAATGCCAAGCGGCCGATCCTCTACGGCGGCGGCGGCATCATCAATTCCGGGCCCGAGGCGAGCAAGCTCTTGGCCGAGCTGGTCGAGATGACCGGCTTTCCCTGCACGTTGACGCTCATGGGCCTGGGTGCGCTGCCGGCGTCCGACCCGCGGTTCCTCGGCATGCTCGGCATGCACGGTACCTACGAGGCGAACCATGCCATGCACGACTGCGACGTCATGCTGGCGGTCGGCGCGCGCTTCGACGACCGGGTGACGGGGCGCCTCAACGCCTTCTCGCCCGGGTCGAAGAAGATCCAGATCGACATCGACCCGTCGTCGATCAACAAGAACGTCCGGGTCGACATCGGCATCGTCGGCGACGTGACGGCGAGCCTCAAGGCGCTGATCGCGGCCTTGAAATCCCGGGGCTTCCGCAAGGATCAGAAGGCGCTCGCCCCCTGGTGGACCGAGATCGAGCGGCGCCGGGCCCGGAACTGCCTCGCCTATCATCGTACGGACAAGATCATCAAGCCGCAGTACGCGATCGAGCGGCTCTATGCGCTGACCCGCGGCCGCGACACCTACGTTACGACCGAGGTCGGCCAGCACCAGATGTGGGCGGCGCAGTTCTTCAAGTTCGAAGAGCCGAACCGCTGGATGACCTCGGGCGGGCTCGGCACCATGGGCTACGGCCTGCCGGCGGCGATGGGCGTGCAGATCGCCCATCCGGACGCGCTCGTCGTCGACATCGCCGGCGAGGCGTCGATCCTGATGAACATCCAGGAAATGTCGACGCTGGCACAGTACCGGCTGCCGGTGAAGGTGTTCATCCTCAACAACCAGTATATGGGCATGGTCCGCCAGTGGCAGGAGCTGATCCACGGCGGGCGCTATTCGGAGAGCTATTCCGAGGCGCTGCCCGATTTCGTGAAGCTGGCCGACGCGTTCGGCGCCACCGGCCTGCGCGTGACCGCGGTCTCGGAGCTGGACGATGCGATCCGCCGCATGATCGAGACGCCGGGCCCGGTCATCGTCGATGTCGCGGTCGATCCCAAGGAGAATTGCTTCCCGATGATCCCGTCGGGGGCGGCGCACAACGAGATGCTGCTCGGGCCTGAGGACAAGCCCGGCTCCACGTCCGGGGCAGAGGAGGGGATGGTGCTCGTATAGAGCCGCCGTTCCGTCCGCATACGTCCCCGCACGAGGAAGCAGCAGATCATGGCCATCATCGAAACCGCCACCCAACGCCATACCATCGCCGTCGTCGTCGACAACGAACCGGGCGTGCTCGCCCGCGTCATCGGCCTCTTTTCCGGCCGCGGCTACAATATCGAGAGCCTGACCGTGGCCGAGGTCGAGCGCAGCGCCGGCCTGTCGCGCATTACGCTGGTCACGTCCGGCACGCCCATGGTGATTGAGCAGATCAAGGCGCAATTGTCGCGCCTGGTGCCGGTCCATATGGTGAAGGACCTGACCGAGGAAGGCCCGCATGTCGAGCGCGAGCTGGCGCTCATCAAGGTTGCGGGCACGGGCGAGCGACGCATCGAGGCGCTCAGGCTCGCCGAGATTTTCCGGGCGCGCGTCGTCGATTCGACGATCGAATCCTTCATCTTCGAGGTCACGGGAGCGAGCGAGAAGCTCGACGCGTTCGTCGACCTCATGATGCCCTTGGGCCTGGTCGAGCTTGCCCGCACCGGCATCGCCGCCATGTCGCGCGGTACGGCGCCCTTGTGATGGCACCGCTTCTCATGTCATTCCCGCGTAGGCGGGAATCCAGCAAGAGCCGCGTCCGCGGCGACAAGACTCTTGTCCGCGCTCCCGCGCGTAACGCTGGATCCCCGCCTTCGCGGGGATGACGATCTGATATTAACGACCCCGCGCCCGTCCGAACCGGCGCCCCAACGAGAGTATCCAGCATGCGCGTCTACTACGATCACGATGCCGACGTGAACCTGATCAAGGGCAAGAAGATCGCCGTGATCGGCTACGGCAGCCAGGGCCATGCCCACGCGAACAACCTGAAGGACAGCGGCGTCAAGGAGGTCGTGATCGGCCTCCGTCCCGGCTCGGCCACGGCCAAGAAGGCCGAGGCTGCCGGCTTCACGGTCCTGTCCGCGGGCGAGGCCGCCAAGGTCGCCGATGTGGTCATGGTGCTGACGCCGGACGAGCTGCAGGCCGACATCTGGGAAAACGAGCTGAAGCCGAACCTGCGCGAGGGTGCCGCGATCGCGTTCGCCCATGGCCTGGCCGTGCATTTCAAGCTGATCGAGCCGCGCCCGGATCTCGACGTGTTCATGATCGCGCCCAAGGGTCCGGGCCACACGGTGCGCTCGGAATATCAGCGCGGCGGCGGTGTGCCCTGCCTGGTCGCGGTGGCGCAGAACCCGTCGGGCAACGCGCTCGAGATCGCGCTCTCCTATGCGTCCGCGATCGGCGGCGGCCGGGCCGGCGTGATCGAGACCACGTTCAAGGAAGAGTGCGAGACCGACCTGTTCGGCGAGCAGGCCGTGCTGTGCGGCGGCCTGACGGCGCTCATCCAGGCCGGCTACGAGACGCTGGTCGACGCCGGCTATGCGCCGGAAATGGCCTATTTCGAGTGCCTGCATGAGGTGAAGCTGATCGTCGACCTCATCTATGAGGGCGGCATGGCGAACATGCGCTACTCGATCTCGAACACGGCCGAGTACGGCGACTATACCCGCGGTCCCCGCATCGTCACGGCCGAGACCAAGGCCGAGATGAAGCGCGTGCTCGACGACATCCAGTCCGGCCGCTTCGCCCGCGACTGGGTACTCGAGAACAAGGCCGGCCAGGCGAGCTTCAAGGCCATGCGCCGCCGCGCCGCCGAGCACCCGATCGAGCAGGTCGGCGAGAAGCTGCGCGCCATGATGCCGTGGATCGCCAAGAACCGGCTGGTGGACAAGACGAAGAACTGAGGCAATCGGTACAGCGGCGGCGCCCTCACCCGCCTCGCGATGCTCGGCACCCTCTCCCGCTTGTGCGGGAGAGGGTTTTCTTTTCTCCCTCGCCCCGCATGGCGGGGAGAGGGTCGGGGTGAGGGGTGCCCCTCAGCTATTCGTTTTCGTAAACCGCTCGAACAGCGCCTGTCCCTTGGGCACGCCCAGGCCGGTGCAGGGGTTCCAGCCGGGGCCGGCGACATAGCCGAGTTCGGTGCCCTTGGGCTTGTTGTCGCCCTCGGTGATCGGGCGCAGCAGGCCGGGCTCGGCATAGAGCGTCGGCAGGAAGAATCCCAACGGCGCGGGCGCCCGTTCGTTGATGAGGGCCGCGAGACCGGCCCAGAGCGGAGCCACGGCGCTGGTGCCGCCGATCGTCTTTGTGACGCCGTTCAGCACGATCACATAGCCGCTCGGCTGGGC
Encoded proteins:
- a CDS encoding acetolactate synthase 3 large subunit produces the protein MTAGTTSTTPEARALNGAEIVLKALVDQGVEVVFGYPGGAVLPLYDALFQQNSIRHILVRHEQAAVHAAEGYARSTGKVGVVLVTSGPGATNAVTGLTDALLDSVPVVCLTGQVPTHLIGNDAFQEADTTGITRPCTKHNYLVKDIRKLARTVHEAFFVARSGRPGPVVIDLPKDILVGTGAYSSPAAVEHKTYRPRLEPAADGIAAAAELLMNAKRPILYGGGGIINSGPEASKLLAELVEMTGFPCTLTLMGLGALPASDPRFLGMLGMHGTYEANHAMHDCDVMLAVGARFDDRVTGRLNAFSPGSKKIQIDIDPSSINKNVRVDIGIVGDVTASLKALIAALKSRGFRKDQKALAPWWTEIERRRARNCLAYHRTDKIIKPQYAIERLYALTRGRDTYVTTEVGQHQMWAAQFFKFEEPNRWMTSGGLGTMGYGLPAAMGVQIAHPDALVVDIAGEASILMNIQEMSTLAQYRLPVKVFILNNQYMGMVRQWQELIHGGRYSESYSEALPDFVKLADAFGATGLRVTAVSELDDAIRRMIETPGPVIVDVAVDPKENCFPMIPSGAAHNEMLLGPEDKPGSTSGAEEGMVLV
- the ilvN gene encoding acetolactate synthase small subunit, which translates into the protein MAIIETATQRHTIAVVVDNEPGVLARVIGLFSGRGYNIESLTVAEVERSAGLSRITLVTSGTPMVIEQIKAQLSRLVPVHMVKDLTEEGPHVERELALIKVAGTGERRIEALRLAEIFRARVVDSTIESFIFEVTGASEKLDAFVDLMMPLGLVELARTGIAAMSRGTAPL
- the ilvC gene encoding ketol-acid reductoisomerase; amino-acid sequence: MRVYYDHDADVNLIKGKKIAVIGYGSQGHAHANNLKDSGVKEVVIGLRPGSATAKKAEAAGFTVLSAGEAAKVADVVMVLTPDELQADIWENELKPNLREGAAIAFAHGLAVHFKLIEPRPDLDVFMIAPKGPGHTVRSEYQRGGGVPCLVAVAQNPSGNALEIALSYASAIGGGRAGVIETTFKEECETDLFGEQAVLCGGLTALIQAGYETLVDAGYAPEMAYFECLHEVKLIVDLIYEGGMANMRYSISNTAEYGDYTRGPRIVTAETKAEMKRVLDDIQSGRFARDWVLENKAGQASFKAMRRRAAEHPIEQVGEKLRAMMPWIAKNRLVDKTKN